Proteins co-encoded in one Bacillus infantis NRRL B-14911 genomic window:
- the hisH gene encoding imidazole glycerol phosphate synthase subunit HisH — translation MIGIIDYGMGNLFSVSKALERLEVPYFLSEDQEELKKADGLILPGVGSFKDAMDRLNATGLTGMIQEYTAAGKPLAGICLGMQLLFESSEENGYSEGLKLLPGKVVRFPGEDEQREKYKVPHMGWNRLEFINSSPILKNVEEGYVYFVHSYYAEPGDHDVVLARSFYDREVPAVVGRDNVFGMQFHPEKSSSLGMELLRNFTTIASKGGESQ, via the coding sequence ATGATCGGCATCATTGATTATGGAATGGGTAATCTGTTCAGCGTCAGCAAAGCGCTAGAGCGGCTTGAAGTCCCTTACTTTCTATCAGAAGACCAGGAAGAGCTGAAAAAAGCGGATGGGCTGATCCTTCCTGGAGTAGGCAGCTTCAAGGATGCAATGGACCGGCTGAATGCTACCGGGCTGACAGGGATGATTCAGGAATATACCGCGGCAGGCAAGCCGCTTGCCGGCATCTGCCTTGGCATGCAGCTTTTGTTCGAAAGCAGTGAGGAAAATGGCTATTCAGAAGGCTTGAAACTTTTGCCTGGAAAGGTTGTCCGTTTTCCAGGAGAAGATGAGCAAAGGGAAAAATACAAGGTCCCGCATATGGGCTGGAACAGGCTTGAGTTCATCAACTCTTCACCGATTCTGAAGAATGTGGAAGAAGGATATGTTTATTTTGTCCACTCCTATTATGCAGAGCCGGGCGATCATGATGTTGTCCTTGCAAGAAGCTTTTATGATAGGGAAGTTCCTGCTGTGGTCGGCAGGGACAATGTCTTCGGGATGCAGTTCCACCCGGAAAAAAGCAGTTCCCTTGGCATGGAGCTGCTGCGGAATTTTACGACGATAGCCAGCAAAGGAGGAGAGTCCCAATGA
- the hisIE gene encoding bifunctional phosphoribosyl-AMP cyclohydrolase/phosphoribosyl-ATP diphosphatase HisIE encodes MNLEELKFDENGLIPAVVQDRKTKEVLTLAYMNSESLSLSIESGETWFYSRSRQELWHKGATSGNTQRIAEIKYDCDQDALVVLVEPAGPACHTGAVSCFNETVYQSEGLAEGIQDSYSILADLERVIEQREKERPEGAYTTYLFEKGVDKILKKVGEESAEVIIAAKNRDQEELKWESADLLYHLLVLLREQKLPFEEVLGVLKERHEKG; translated from the coding sequence ATGAATCTGGAAGAACTGAAATTTGATGAAAACGGTCTGATTCCGGCGGTGGTCCAGGACCGGAAAACGAAGGAAGTATTGACTCTTGCCTATATGAACAGTGAATCACTGTCTCTTTCCATTGAAAGCGGCGAAACATGGTTCTACAGCAGATCACGCCAGGAGCTGTGGCATAAAGGAGCAACCAGCGGAAATACGCAGAGGATCGCTGAAATCAAATATGACTGCGACCAGGATGCCCTCGTCGTGCTTGTTGAGCCAGCCGGGCCTGCATGCCATACAGGTGCCGTCAGCTGCTTTAATGAAACGGTCTATCAATCAGAAGGATTGGCAGAAGGTATACAGGACAGCTACAGCATCCTTGCCGATCTGGAGCGGGTAATTGAGCAGCGGGAAAAAGAGCGTCCGGAAGGGGCCTACACAACCTATCTGTTTGAAAAAGGTGTTGATAAAATCCTGAAAAAGGTTGGCGAGGAATCCGCAGAGGTCATCATCGCGGCAAAAAACCGCGACCAGGAAGAGCTCAAATGGGAAAGCGCCGATCTGCTTTACCACCTGCTCGTCCTATTGCGCGAGCAGAAGCTGCCATTCGAGGAAGTGCTTGGTGTGCTGAAAGAGCGGCATGAAAAAGGTTGA
- the hisB gene encoding imidazoleglycerol-phosphate dehydratase HisB, which produces MARTASVERITNETQIALSLEIDGEGQSKLETPVPFMTHMLDLFAKHGQFNLTVDAKGDTEVDDHHTTEDIGICLGQVLKEALGDKKGIKRYGNAFVPMDEALAQVVVDLSNRPHLEIRADFPSQKVGTFDTELVHEFLWKLALEARMNLHVIVHYGQNTHHIIEAIFKALARALDEATTIDPRIKGVPSTKGML; this is translated from the coding sequence ATGGCAAGAACGGCATCTGTTGAACGGATTACAAACGAAACACAAATAGCTCTATCCCTCGAAATTGATGGAGAAGGACAATCCAAGCTGGAAACGCCTGTCCCATTTATGACACATATGCTCGACCTTTTTGCCAAGCACGGGCAATTCAATCTGACAGTAGATGCGAAGGGCGACACAGAGGTGGATGACCATCATACAACAGAAGATATCGGCATCTGCCTCGGCCAGGTTTTAAAGGAAGCGCTAGGGGATAAAAAAGGCATCAAACGCTACGGAAATGCATTTGTGCCGATGGATGAAGCATTAGCGCAAGTTGTTGTCGACCTGAGCAACCGTCCGCACCTGGAAATCAGGGCAGACTTCCCTAGCCAGAAGGTCGGCACCTTCGATACGGAGCTTGTCCATGAATTCCTGTGGAAGCTGGCCCTTGAAGCGCGGATGAATCTGCATGTGATCGTCCACTATGGCCAAAATACACATCATATTATCGAAGCCATTTTCAAGGCGCTTGCAAGGGCGCTTGATGAAGCGACGACAATCGATCCAAGAATTAAAGGAGTTCCGTCAACGAAAGGGATGTTATAA
- the hisA gene encoding 1-(5-phosphoribosyl)-5-[(5-phosphoribosylamino)methylideneamino]imidazole-4-carboxamide isomerase yields the protein MSFTIYPAIDMRAGKCVRLLQGDYEKETIYGDSPFDMAKSFAEAGAEWIHMVDLDGAKDGKRVNDSFVIKAAQELGAKVQIGGGIRTEEDIAHYLDNGVSRVIIGSIAVSDPEFAEEMIRKYGDKIAVGLDAKDGYVATHGWLNTSEVKAVELGKRFAEAGAETFIFTDIATDGMLSGPNAEAVRELAAATGKSVIASGGVSSLADLAALKENEAEGVSGAIVGKAIYEGRFTVEQALKEVTR from the coding sequence ATGAGCTTTACCATCTATCCGGCCATTGATATGAGAGCAGGCAAATGTGTCCGCCTGCTGCAGGGAGATTATGAGAAGGAAACGATTTACGGCGATTCTCCGTTCGATATGGCCAAATCTTTTGCCGAGGCAGGCGCAGAATGGATACATATGGTCGACCTTGACGGCGCAAAAGATGGCAAGCGTGTGAATGACTCTTTTGTCATTAAGGCTGCGCAGGAGCTTGGTGCAAAGGTCCAGATAGGCGGGGGGATCCGGACAGAGGAGGATATCGCCCACTATCTCGATAATGGCGTATCCCGTGTGATCATCGGCAGCATTGCGGTCTCTGATCCTGAATTTGCTGAAGAGATGATCCGCAAGTACGGCGATAAAATTGCGGTCGGTCTTGATGCAAAGGATGGCTATGTTGCGACACATGGCTGGCTCAATACTTCCGAGGTAAAAGCGGTTGAGCTTGGGAAGCGGTTTGCTGAAGCTGGAGCAGAGACCTTTATTTTTACCGATATCGCGACAGACGGGATGCTGTCCGGACCAAATGCCGAGGCGGTCAGGGAGCTCGCGGCAGCGACCGGAAAAAGCGTCATTGCTTCAGGGGGCGTAAGCAGCCTTGCTGATTTGGCAGCATTGAAGGAGAATGAGGCTGAGGGCGTTTCCGGCGCGATTGTCGGGAAAGCCATCTATGAAGGCCGGTTCACGGTTGAACAGGCCTTGAAGGAAGTGACCCGCTGA
- a CDS encoding acyltransferase — translation MRKTVRHPVEGANSLWHVYKTVPFAKVVKNFIVIQLARYTPFLGLKNWLYRTFLKMKVGDQTSFALMVMLDVMFPEKISVGRNTVIGYNTTILAHEYLIREYRLGEVKIGSEVMIGANSTLLPGITIGDGAIVSAGTLVHKDVPPGSFVGGNPMRVIYTKEELQKRWQDDPIYGQAE, via the coding sequence ATGAGGAAGACAGTCAGGCATCCGGTTGAGGGCGCCAATTCCCTCTGGCATGTGTACAAAACGGTCCCGTTCGCGAAGGTTGTAAAAAATTTCATCGTCATACAGCTGGCCCGGTACACCCCTTTTCTCGGATTGAAAAACTGGCTGTACCGTACATTCCTGAAAATGAAGGTCGGCGATCAGACTTCGTTCGCGCTTATGGTCATGCTGGATGTGATGTTCCCGGAAAAAATAAGCGTCGGACGCAACACGGTCATCGGCTATAACACGACCATCCTGGCGCACGAATATTTAATCCGCGAATACCGCCTCGGTGAGGTGAAAATCGGCAGCGAGGTCATGATCGGCGCCAACTCAACTCTGCTGCCCGGAATCACGATCGGCGACGGTGCGATCGTCTCCGCCGGCACCCTTGTCCACAAGGACGTCCCGCCCGGCAGTTTCGTCGGGGGAAACCCGATGCGCGTCATTTATACAAAAGAAGAACTGCAAAAGCGCTGGCAGGATGATCCGATCTACGGCCAGGCTGAGTGA
- the ppaX gene encoding pyrophosphatase PpaX has protein sequence MNENINTILFDLDGTLIDTNELIISSFLHTLEAYYPNKYKREDVLPFMGPTLHETFAGIDESRVEEMIGKYREFNLANHDVLVKEFDGVFDTVRTLKESGYKLGIVTTKVMPVVEKGLKLTNLDQFFEVVVALDHVEKAKPDPEPIYKALELLGSRPEEAIMVGDNHHDILAGHNAGTKSAAVAWSAKGREHLMQYKPDFMLENMADLLDILEDYKG, from the coding sequence GTGAACGAAAACATAAACACGATTTTATTTGATCTGGACGGAACATTGATTGATACAAATGAACTGATCATCAGCTCATTCCTCCACACGCTTGAAGCGTATTATCCGAACAAATACAAGCGGGAGGATGTGCTTCCGTTCATGGGTCCGACCCTGCATGAGACTTTTGCCGGCATTGATGAAAGCCGGGTTGAAGAGATGATCGGCAAATACCGCGAGTTCAATCTTGCGAACCATGATGTGCTTGTCAAAGAGTTTGATGGTGTGTTTGATACAGTCAGGACCCTGAAGGAATCAGGCTACAAGCTTGGGATTGTTACGACGAAGGTTATGCCAGTCGTGGAAAAAGGGCTGAAGCTGACGAATCTGGACCAGTTCTTTGAAGTTGTCGTGGCACTGGACCATGTTGAAAAAGCTAAGCCTGATCCGGAGCCGATTTACAAGGCGCTTGAGCTCCTCGGCTCCCGTCCGGAAGAAGCTATCATGGTGGGGGATAACCACCATGATATTCTTGCCGGGCATAATGCAGGCACCAAATCAGCCGCTGTCGCCTGGTCTGCTAAGGGCAGGGAGCATCTGATGCAGTACAAGCCTGATTTTATGCTGGAGAATATGGCTGACCTCCTTGATATCCTGGAGGATTATAAAGGATGA
- a CDS encoding nucleoside recognition domain-containing protein, with protein sequence MLFGTLKRGLAAGLKTTWSLGKIIFPVTLIVALLQYTPVLPWVIKVITPLMGLLGLSGDAAIPLVLGNFLNLYAAIGAILTLDLSVKEVFIIAVMLSFSHNILIESGVALKVGVKLWIILAVRFGLAILSAVVINLVWRGGSELAQYGLIPAKEEQASGVSAILLEAVTKAGLGILQLAIIVIPLMIGIQLLKDLKWLDVFSKWMAPATRALGMKENTSTTLAAGLIFGLAYGAGVMIQAVKEDGVSRKDVTIAFIFLVACHAVIEDTLIFLPLGIPVLPLLLIRLGTAIILTLAVAFFWNRRSQVASNRKEAAL encoded by the coding sequence ATGCTGTTCGGCACGCTCAAACGAGGATTAGCTGCAGGGCTTAAAACGACATGGTCACTGGGGAAAATCATTTTCCCTGTCACGCTGATCGTTGCGCTGCTTCAATATACGCCTGTGCTTCCCTGGGTCATTAAGGTGATAACGCCGCTGATGGGACTGCTTGGACTATCCGGTGATGCCGCCATTCCGCTTGTGCTCGGGAACTTCCTGAATCTGTACGCAGCCATCGGGGCCATCCTGACATTGGATCTTTCGGTGAAGGAAGTATTCATCATTGCGGTTATGCTGTCCTTCTCGCATAATATCCTGATTGAATCCGGTGTGGCGCTCAAGGTGGGCGTTAAGCTCTGGATTATCCTGGCCGTACGTTTCGGCCTGGCCATCCTGTCTGCAGTGGTGATCAATCTGGTATGGCGCGGCGGCTCCGAGCTTGCACAGTACGGCCTGATCCCGGCCAAGGAAGAACAGGCATCAGGTGTTTCTGCCATTCTTTTAGAAGCGGTAACCAAGGCGGGTCTCGGGATTCTGCAGCTCGCCATCATCGTCATTCCGCTGATGATTGGGATACAGCTGCTGAAAGACTTGAAATGGCTGGATGTTTTTTCAAAATGGATGGCGCCTGCAACAAGGGCGCTGGGAATGAAAGAGAATACCTCGACCACTTTGGCTGCCGGCCTGATTTTTGGCCTGGCATACGGGGCGGGAGTCATGATACAGGCTGTCAAAGAGGACGGAGTCAGCCGGAAGGATGTAACCATCGCGTTCATCTTCCTGGTTGCATGCCATGCGGTAATCGAAGATACACTTATTTTCCTCCCGCTGGGCATTCCGGTGCTGCCGCTGCTCCTGATACGCCTTGGCACAGCCATTATACTGACATTGGCGGTCGCCTTTTTCTGGAACCGCCGCTCCCAAGTGGCCAGCAATAGAAAGGAAGCTGCTTTGTGA
- a CDS encoding ATP phosphoribosyltransferase regulatory subunit, giving the protein MSRLFMFEKPLGMRDTLPEIYETKSRVRSSIEEEMKSWGYQFMETPALEYYETVGSASATLDQQLFKLLDQQGHTLVLRPDMTAPIARVAASRLLKEDLPLRLAYSANVYRAQQREGGRPAEFEQIGVELIGDDSISADGEGLALLISSLKKAGLEDFQLSVGHIGFVQEFFRQVLGTEERANELTRFLYEKNYVGYREHVKNLPLSSIDKQRLLDFLQLRGGREAIEQAFSLIENNKGREAIVQLERLWDTMADFGEGEKIKLDLTLVSHMSYYTGILFEVYAGNVGFPIGNGGRYDLLLKKFGKSSGATGFAIRLDRLLEALGGAGEKEPLHCIIFSSERRREAYEKAKVMRKSGIKAVLQDISGVKNLDACTSQYDDITFLVGKAGKEEQQ; this is encoded by the coding sequence ATGAGCCGTTTATTTATGTTTGAAAAGCCATTAGGCATGCGTGATACATTGCCTGAAATATATGAAACAAAAAGCAGGGTCCGCTCTTCCATTGAAGAGGAGATGAAGAGCTGGGGCTATCAATTTATGGAAACACCGGCGCTAGAATATTATGAAACCGTCGGCTCAGCTTCGGCGACACTTGATCAGCAGCTGTTCAAGCTCCTGGACCAGCAGGGCCATACTCTTGTGCTGCGGCCGGATATGACAGCCCCGATTGCCCGGGTGGCTGCATCCAGGCTTTTGAAAGAAGATCTTCCATTGAGACTCGCCTATTCAGCCAATGTATACCGGGCCCAGCAGAGAGAAGGCGGCCGCCCGGCTGAGTTTGAACAGATCGGCGTCGAGCTGATTGGCGATGATTCAATCAGCGCGGATGGCGAAGGCCTGGCTCTCCTCATCAGCTCGCTGAAAAAAGCGGGCCTGGAGGACTTCCAGCTGTCTGTCGGCCATATCGGCTTTGTACAGGAGTTTTTCCGCCAGGTTCTTGGAACAGAAGAAAGGGCCAATGAATTAACGAGATTTCTTTATGAAAAAAATTATGTCGGGTACCGGGAGCATGTGAAGAATCTCCCGCTATCTTCTATAGATAAGCAGCGCCTCCTGGATTTCCTTCAGCTCAGGGGCGGCCGCGAAGCGATTGAGCAGGCGTTCAGCCTGATTGAAAATAATAAGGGCAGGGAAGCGATCGTCCAGCTTGAACGTCTGTGGGACACGATGGCCGATTTTGGCGAAGGTGAAAAAATCAAGCTTGATCTGACGCTTGTCAGCCATATGAGCTATTACACCGGAATTTTATTTGAAGTATACGCAGGGAATGTCGGCTTTCCGATCGGCAATGGGGGCCGCTATGACCTTCTGCTGAAAAAGTTCGGAAAATCTTCAGGGGCGACCGGCTTTGCCATCCGGCTTGACCGCCTGCTTGAAGCTCTAGGCGGAGCAGGGGAAAAAGAGCCGCTCCATTGCATCATCTTCAGCTCGGAGCGCAGGCGCGAGGCATATGAAAAAGCAAAGGTTATGAGGAAATCAGGGATCAAGGCTGTGCTTCAGGATATCAGCGGCGTCAAAAACCTGGATGCGTGCACAAGCCAATATGATGATATTACCTTTTTAGTTGGAAAAGCCGGGAAGGAGGAGCAGCAATGA
- the lgt gene encoding prolipoprotein diacylglyceryl transferase, with protein MEENIQPLDPIAFSLGPIQVHWYGLIIGTGIALALWLAMREGEKRGLQKELFADLMLWAIPIAILSARLYYVIFEWDYYAQNPAEIIKIWHGGIAIHGALIGSVITAYVFAKKKGISFWQLADITAPSIILGQAIGRWGNFMNQEAHGREVTRSFLENLHLPEFIINQMYINGTYYHPTFLYESLWNIAGFIILLSLRRVNLRRGELFLTYVIWYSIGRFFVEGMRTDSLMLTESLRMAQFISIVLVIGAIVLIVIRRTKGYADKRYLDKSA; from the coding sequence ATGGAAGAAAATATCCAGCCGCTTGATCCGATTGCTTTTTCGCTCGGTCCCATCCAGGTTCACTGGTACGGGCTGATCATCGGTACGGGGATTGCGCTTGCTTTATGGCTGGCCATGCGCGAAGGGGAAAAGCGCGGGCTGCAGAAGGAATTGTTTGCTGATCTGATGCTGTGGGCGATTCCGATCGCAATTTTGTCTGCAAGGCTGTATTATGTCATTTTTGAATGGGACTATTATGCACAAAACCCTGCCGAAATCATAAAGATCTGGCATGGCGGAATCGCTATACACGGGGCACTGATCGGCTCTGTCATCACTGCGTATGTTTTTGCGAAGAAAAAAGGCATTTCTTTCTGGCAGCTGGCTGACATCACCGCGCCGAGCATCATCCTTGGCCAGGCCATCGGCCGCTGGGGCAACTTTATGAATCAGGAAGCACATGGCCGTGAAGTGACACGTTCGTTTTTGGAAAATCTTCATCTTCCGGAGTTCATCATAAATCAGATGTACATAAACGGAACGTATTACCACCCGACCTTCCTGTATGAATCATTATGGAATATAGCCGGATTTATTATCCTGCTGTCTTTAAGAAGAGTAAATCTGCGCAGGGGCGAGCTTTTCCTTACGTATGTGATCTGGTACAGCATCGGCCGCTTTTTCGTTGAAGGGATGAGGACGGACAGCCTGATGCTGACTGAGAGTCTCCGCATGGCGCAGTTTATATCCATCGTCCTGGTCATCGGGGCCATAGTGCTCATCGTTATCAGAAGAACAAAGGGCTATGCAGATAAAAGGTATTTGGATAAGAGTGCTTAA
- the hprK gene encoding HPr(Ser) kinase/phosphatase: MAKVRTKDIIEKFNLELISGEEGISRPITTSDISRPGLEMAGFFDYYPAERIQLIGKTEMSFAEKLSDADRQNRMESLCTDITPGIIITRDMEVPEGLIEASEREAVPVMRSKQKTTRFSGLLTNFLESKLAPTTAVHGVLVDIYGVGVLITGKSGVGKSETALELVKRGHRLVADDCVEIRQEDEDYLVGTSPELIEHLLEIRGLGIINVMTLFGAGAVRSNKRISLVMNLELWDQKKQYDRLGLDEEKMKIIDTDITRLTIPVRPGRNLAVIIEVAAMNFRLKRMGVNAAEQFTSRLSDVIEDGDND; encoded by the coding sequence GTGGCAAAAGTGCGAACAAAAGACATCATTGAGAAATTTAATTTAGAGCTGATCAGCGGGGAGGAAGGGATCAGCCGTCCGATTACCACCAGTGATATTTCCAGACCCGGGCTTGAAATGGCGGGCTTTTTCGACTATTACCCTGCAGAGCGCATCCAGCTTATAGGGAAGACAGAGATGAGCTTTGCGGAAAAGCTGAGTGATGCAGACAGGCAGAACAGGATGGAATCCCTCTGCACTGATATCACGCCAGGCATCATCATTACAAGGGATATGGAAGTGCCGGAAGGGCTGATTGAGGCTTCGGAAAGGGAAGCGGTGCCTGTCATGCGTTCCAAGCAGAAAACGACGAGGTTCTCCGGCCTTTTGACAAATTTCCTTGAAAGCAAGCTGGCCCCGACGACCGCGGTGCATGGCGTGCTAGTCGATATATACGGAGTTGGCGTGCTCATTACGGGCAAGAGCGGCGTCGGTAAAAGTGAAACGGCCCTTGAGCTTGTGAAAAGAGGCCACCGCCTTGTTGCTGACGACTGCGTGGAAATCCGCCAGGAAGATGAAGATTATCTTGTCGGTACTTCGCCGGAACTGATTGAGCACTTGCTTGAAATCAGGGGACTGGGCATCATCAATGTGATGACCTTGTTCGGTGCAGGTGCTGTCCGCAGCAATAAACGCATTTCCCTCGTTATGAATCTTGAGCTGTGGGATCAGAAAAAACAATATGACCGTCTTGGCCTTGATGAAGAGAAAATGAAGATCATTGACACAGATATCACAAGGCTGACCATCCCGGTCCGTCCGGGGCGGAACCTGGCTGTCATCATTGAAGTGGCGGCGATGAATTTCCGCTTGAAGCGAATGGGCGTCAATGCCGCAGAACAATTTACAAGCCGCCTTTCTGATGTGATCGAGGACGGGGACAACGACTAG
- the hisG gene encoding ATP phosphoribosyltransferase, translating into MKDLLTIAMPKGRIFEEAAELLRQAGFDLPPEFDDSRKLIIDVEEERFQFILAKPMDVPTYVEHGVADLGIAGKDVMLEEERDIYELLDLKISACYLAVAGIPGTKMNEVAPKVATKYPNVAAAYFREQGEQVEIIKLNGSIELAPLIGLSDRIVDIVSTGRTLKENGLVEYEQIVGITSRLIVNPVSYRIKDKRISEIVDKLSRVVNEQAAQ; encoded by the coding sequence ATGAAGGACCTGCTGACGATTGCGATGCCGAAAGGGCGGATATTTGAGGAGGCTGCAGAGCTGCTGCGCCAGGCCGGCTTCGATCTGCCGCCCGAATTTGATGACTCACGCAAGCTGATCATTGATGTGGAGGAAGAAAGATTTCAATTTATCCTTGCAAAGCCGATGGACGTACCGACCTATGTGGAGCATGGGGTGGCGGACCTCGGGATAGCAGGAAAAGACGTTATGCTCGAGGAAGAGCGTGATATATATGAGCTGCTTGATTTGAAAATCAGTGCCTGCTATCTTGCTGTAGCAGGAATTCCGGGTACAAAAATGAATGAAGTGGCGCCAAAAGTGGCAACTAAATATCCGAATGTGGCCGCGGCATATTTCCGCGAGCAGGGGGAACAAGTTGAAATCATCAAGCTGAACGGCTCCATTGAACTTGCCCCGCTGATCGGACTGTCGGACAGGATCGTCGATATCGTGTCAACAGGCAGGACACTGAAAGAAAATGGACTGGTCGAGTATGAGCAGATCGTCGGCATCACATCCAGGCTGATTGTCAATCCGGTCAGCTACCGGATCAAGGACAAGCGAATCAGCGAGATTGTCGACAAGCTCAGCAGGGTCGTGAATGAACAGGCAGCTCAATAG
- the hisF gene encoding imidazole glycerol phosphate synthase subunit HisF — protein MLTKRIIPCLDVKEGRVVKGIQFVQLRDAGDPVELARFYDQQGADELVFLDISASHEGRKTMTEVVKAVASELAIPFTVGGGINALDDMKRILRAGADKVSLNTAAVNNPDLIREGASFFGSQCIVVAIDAKYDPELGSWRVYTHGGRKETDLEVIEWARQAVELGAGEILLTSMDADGGKNGFDLSLTKAVSEAVSVPVIASGGAGNSAHFADAFTEGKADAALAASIFHYKETSVSEVKQFLKEKGVTVR, from the coding sequence ATGCTGACAAAACGGATCATCCCATGCCTCGATGTAAAGGAAGGCCGGGTCGTAAAAGGAATTCAGTTTGTACAGCTCCGCGATGCCGGCGATCCGGTAGAGCTCGCCCGCTTTTATGATCAGCAGGGAGCTGACGAGCTTGTATTCCTTGATATCTCTGCTTCCCATGAAGGCAGAAAGACCATGACTGAAGTCGTGAAGGCAGTAGCTTCAGAGCTGGCCATCCCTTTCACGGTCGGCGGCGGAATCAATGCACTTGATGACATGAAAAGAATCCTCAGGGCAGGCGCAGACAAGGTTTCCTTGAATACAGCAGCTGTAAACAATCCGGATCTGATCAGGGAAGGAGCAAGCTTCTTCGGGTCACAGTGCATTGTTGTTGCAATTGATGCGAAGTATGATCCTGAGCTTGGATCCTGGAGAGTGTACACTCATGGAGGCCGCAAAGAGACGGACCTTGAAGTGATTGAATGGGCAAGGCAGGCGGTTGAGCTTGGCGCCGGGGAAATCCTGCTGACCAGCATGGATGCCGACGGCGGGAAAAACGGGTTTGACCTTTCATTAACGAAAGCAGTGAGCGAGGCTGTCAGCGTTCCGGTCATCGCATCCGGAGGTGCCGGCAACAGCGCCCATTTCGCTGATGCCTTTACAGAAGGGAAGGCTGATGCGGCCCTTGCTGCGTCGATTTTCCATTATAAAGAAACATCAGTCAGCGAAGTAAAACAATTTTTAAAAGAAAAAGGGGTGACGGTCCGATGA
- the hisD gene encoding histidinol dehydrogenase: MKIIRVSEEISIKRSVDSGTEEQRYAVKSIIAEVRKNGDEAVRSYTEKFDGIQLSSFAATPAEVEEAYSTIDPSILEVIKEAAANIRSFHEKQLRPSWMTTDENGTMLGQKVTPLDSAGLYVPGGTAAYPSSVLMNVIPAKVAGVRRIVITSPPGRDGKLPAAVLVAAKEAGAEEIYKIGGAQAIAALAYGTESIKPVDKITGPGNIFVALAKREVFGDVDIDMIAGPSEIAVLADETARANEVAADLLSQAEHDPMACSVLVTASSILAEKVAEEVERQLADLPRREIAGKSIEDFGMIYVAETMEEAVETVNRLAPEHLEVLTENPMELLGQIRHAGAIFLGRYSPEPVGDYFAGPNHVLPTNGTARFSSPLNVEDFQKKSSIVYYSKKSLQENGAKIAAFARLEGLEAHARAIEERLNNKEEK, encoded by the coding sequence ATGAAAATCATCAGAGTATCAGAAGAGATTTCTATTAAAAGATCGGTTGACAGCGGTACGGAAGAGCAAAGGTATGCTGTTAAAAGCATCATTGCCGAAGTGCGCAAAAATGGTGACGAGGCCGTCCGCAGCTACACAGAAAAATTTGACGGGATCCAGCTTTCCTCCTTCGCGGCCACTCCTGCTGAAGTAGAGGAAGCCTACAGTACAATTGATCCTTCAATCCTCGAGGTAATCAAGGAGGCCGCAGCCAATATCCGCAGCTTTCACGAGAAGCAGCTTCGGCCATCCTGGATGACCACGGATGAAAACGGGACGATGCTAGGCCAGAAGGTGACACCGCTTGATTCAGCAGGCTTGTATGTTCCGGGCGGCACTGCAGCCTATCCATCCTCTGTCCTGATGAATGTAATTCCGGCAAAAGTGGCTGGAGTCAGAAGGATTGTTATCACCTCCCCGCCAGGCCGGGACGGAAAGCTCCCGGCTGCAGTACTTGTAGCTGCTAAGGAAGCAGGAGCAGAAGAGATCTATAAAATCGGCGGTGCACAGGCCATTGCTGCATTGGCTTATGGAACAGAATCCATTAAGCCTGTAGACAAAATTACTGGACCGGGTAATATTTTCGTAGCTCTTGCCAAAAGGGAAGTATTTGGAGATGTTGATATCGATATGATTGCCGGCCCGAGTGAAATTGCCGTGCTCGCCGACGAAACGGCGAGAGCAAACGAAGTGGCTGCAGATCTGCTGTCACAGGCAGAGCATGATCCGATGGCCTGCAGTGTTCTGGTTACAGCCTCCTCAATTCTCGCTGAAAAGGTAGCAGAAGAGGTGGAACGGCAGCTTGCAGATCTCCCCCGCCGGGAAATTGCCGGGAAATCAATTGAAGACTTCGGTATGATTTATGTGGCGGAAACTATGGAAGAAGCCGTAGAAACGGTGAACCGTCTGGCACCTGAGCACCTCGAAGTGCTGACGGAAAACCCGATGGAGCTTCTCGGCCAGATCAGGCATGCTGGGGCCATCTTCCTGGGGAGATACAGCCCTGAGCCTGTCGGCGACTATTTTGCCGGCCCGAATCATGTATTGCCGACGAACGGGACAGCCCGTTTCTCCAGTCCGCTCAATGTGGAGGATTTTCAGAAAAAATCGAGCATCGTTTATTATAGTAAAAAATCGCTTCAGGAAAATGGAGCAAAAATCGCTGCCTTTGCCAGGCTTGAAGGCCTGGAAGCCCATGCGCGGGCAATCGAGGAGCGCTTGAATAACAAGGAGGAAAAATAA